The following proteins are encoded in a genomic region of Deltaproteobacteria bacterium:
- a CDS encoding NAD(P)-binding domain-containing protein, which produces MNDRFSVGFIGFGEAGFEIAKGLHATGVTRMCLYDLRTQDPDRAALVIKRAQEAGVKILGSAKEVGKQSDIIFSVVTPEASVTVAKEVATHLQAGQIYVDLTSSFPDDMKMIAALVEPSGAKFVDGAMMGSLPIYGHKVLIYVAGLYAGEAARILNEHGMNLKVVGEEPGQASAIKLILSIATKGFEALLVEMLLASHHYQVEEPVLLALNQFFVKGLDPVVDRFVGSDAVHAGRRVMEMESSVRLLEKIGTDPIMTKATVQRLRWSASLNLNEYFGGISPVGYKEVIQAWENIGLFPKVKR; this is translated from the coding sequence ATGAATGATCGTTTCTCCGTGGGGTTTATTGGGTTTGGGGAAGCAGGCTTTGAGATCGCCAAGGGGCTTCATGCCACCGGAGTAACCCGCATGTGCCTCTACGATCTCCGCACGCAAGACCCCGACCGGGCAGCCCTGGTGATAAAACGCGCCCAGGAGGCAGGAGTAAAGATTCTCGGCTCAGCTAAGGAAGTGGGTAAACAATCCGATATAATCTTTTCGGTTGTCACCCCGGAAGCATCCGTCACCGTGGCCAAAGAAGTGGCTACTCATCTTCAAGCGGGGCAGATTTATGTAGACCTAACATCTTCCTTTCCCGACGACATGAAAATGATCGCTGCCCTGGTAGAACCCAGCGGAGCGAAGTTCGTGGATGGAGCCATGATGGGGTCCCTGCCGATTTATGGACACAAAGTATTGATCTATGTGGCCGGACTCTATGCGGGAGAAGCGGCGCGGATTTTGAATGAGCACGGCATGAATCTCAAGGTCGTCGGGGAGGAACCCGGTCAGGCTTCCGCCATCAAGCTCATCCTGAGCATCGCCACCAAGGGCTTCGAAGCTCTCCTGGTGGAGATGCTCTTGGCCTCTCATCACTACCAGGTAGAGGAACCCGTACTTTTGGCTCTTAATCAATTCTTCGTCAAAGGCCTTGATCCAGTTGTCGATCGATTTGTAGGAAGTGACGCGGTTCATGCCGGAAGAAGGGTAATGGAAATGGAATCCTCGGTCAGGCTTCTGGAGAAAATTGGTACGGATCCCATTATGACCAAGGCCACGGTTCAAAGGCTCCGGTGGTCGGCCTCCCTAAATTTAAACGAATACTTCGGCGGCATATCCCCAGTTGGATATAAGGAAGTCATCCAAGCATGGGAGAACATCGGCCTTTTCCCTAAAGTAAAGAGATGA
- a CDS encoding cupin domain-containing protein, with product MKIFRTKEYCQMANPTPGEKYRGEILTEENNAKDLGGIFVVLVPGSGPPYHYHEKRESIIVAISGEATEILEGKEIPIKAGDVIFIPRREKHTTVNTSHQEFRYLEFFTCPPVGTDFVEVKK from the coding sequence ATGAAGATCTTCAGGACCAAAGAGTATTGCCAGATGGCCAATCCAACTCCGGGCGAAAAATACCGGGGGGAAATACTAACCGAAGAAAATAATGCTAAGGATCTCGGTGGAATTTTTGTCGTCCTTGTTCCGGGCAGCGGGCCGCCTTACCATTACCACGAAAAACGTGAATCCATTATTGTGGCCATCAGCGGAGAGGCAACGGAGATCTTGGAAGGCAAAGAGATTCCCATTAAAGCCGGCGACGTGATTTTCATTCCCCGGAGAGAAAAACACACGACCGTGAACACTTCGCATCAGGAGTTTCGTTACCTGGAGTTCTTTACCTGTCCGCCCGTGGGGACCGATTTTGTGGAAGTAAAAAAATGA